The Streptomyces sp. NBC_01275 genome has a segment encoding these proteins:
- the rplA gene encoding 50S ribosomal protein L1: MSKRSKSLRAADAKIDRDKLYAPLEAVRLAKETSTSKFDGTVEVAFRLGVDPRKADQMVRGTVNLPHGTGKTARVLVFATGDRAAAAEAAGADIVGSDELIDEVAKGRLDFDAVVATPDLMGKVGRLGRVLGPRGLMPNPKTGTVTPDVAKAVTEIKGGKIEFRVDKHANLHFIIGKSSFDDDKLVENYGAALDEILRLKPSAAKGRYIKKAAISTTIGPGIQVDPNRTRNLLVEEDPAAV, translated from the coding sequence GTGAGCAAGCGCAGCAAGTCTCTCCGCGCTGCGGACGCCAAGATCGACCGGGACAAGCTCTACGCCCCGCTCGAGGCCGTCCGTCTCGCCAAGGAGACCTCCACGAGCAAGTTCGACGGCACCGTCGAGGTCGCCTTCCGCCTGGGCGTCGACCCGCGCAAGGCCGACCAGATGGTCCGTGGCACCGTGAACCTGCCGCACGGCACCGGCAAGACCGCCCGGGTCCTGGTCTTCGCGACCGGTGACCGTGCTGCGGCCGCGGAGGCCGCGGGCGCCGACATCGTCGGCTCCGACGAACTGATCGACGAGGTCGCGAAGGGGCGTCTGGACTTCGACGCCGTCGTCGCCACCCCGGACCTCATGGGCAAGGTCGGCCGCCTCGGCCGCGTCCTCGGCCCGCGTGGTCTGATGCCGAACCCGAAGACCGGCACCGTGACCCCGGACGTGGCCAAGGCCGTGACCGAGATCAAGGGCGGCAAGATCGAGTTCCGCGTCGACAAGCACGCGAACCTGCACTTCATCATCGGCAAGTCGTCCTTCGACGACGACAAGCTGGTGGAGAACTACGGCGCGGCCCTGGACGAGATCCTCCGTCTGAAGCCGTCCGCCGCCAAGGGTCGCTACATCAAGAAGGCCGCGATCAGCACCACGATCGGCCCCGGCATCCAGGTCGACCCGAACCGCACCCGCAACCTTCTCGTCGAGGAGGACCCGGCGGCGGTCTGA
- the rplL gene encoding 50S ribosomal protein L7/L12 → MATKLSQEELLEQFESLTLIELSEFVKAFEEKFDVTAAAAVAVAGPAGPAAAAEAVEEQDEFDVILTGAGEKKIQVIKVVRELTSLGLKEAKDLVDGAPKPVVEKVAKEAAEKAAEALKAAGASVEVK, encoded by the coding sequence ATGGCGACGAAGCTGTCCCAGGAAGAGCTGCTCGAGCAGTTCGAGTCCCTCACCCTCATCGAGCTCTCCGAGTTCGTGAAGGCCTTCGAGGAGAAGTTCGACGTCACCGCCGCCGCCGCGGTCGCCGTTGCGGGTCCGGCCGGTCCGGCCGCCGCCGCCGAGGCCGTCGAGGAGCAGGACGAGTTCGACGTCATCCTCACGGGTGCCGGCGAGAAGAAGATCCAGGTCATCAAGGTCGTGCGTGAGCTGACCTCCCTGGGCCTGAAGGAGGCCAAGGACCTCGTGGACGGCGCTCCGAAGCCCGTCGTCGAGAAGGTCGCCAAGGAGGCCGCTGAGAAGGCCGCCGAGGCCCTCAAGGCCGCCGGCGCCTCCGTCGAGGTCAAGTAA
- a CDS encoding DNA-directed RNA polymerase subunit beta' has product MLDVNFFDELRIGLATADDIRQWSHGEVKKPETINYRTLKPEKDGLFCEKIFGPTRDWECYCGKYKRVRFKGIICERCGVEVTRAKVRRERMGHIELAAPVTHIWYFKGVPSRLGYLLDLAPKDLEKVIYFAAYMITFVDDERRTRDLPSLEAHVSVERQQVENRRDADLEARAKKLETDLAELEAEGAKADVRRKVREGAEREMKQLRDRAQREIDRLDEVWTRFKNLKVQDLEGDELLYRELRDRFGTYFDGSMGAAALQKRLESFDLDEEAEKLREIIRTGKGQKKTRALKRLKVVSAFLQTSNSPKGMVLDCVPVIPPDLRPMVQLDGGRFATSDLNDLYRRVINRNNRLKRLLDLGAPEIIVNNEKRMLQEAVDALFDNGRRGRPVTGPGNRPLKSLSDMLKGKQGRFRQNLLGKRVDYSARSVIVVGPQLKLHQCGLPKAMALELFKPFVMKRLVDLNHAQNIKSAKRMVERGRTVVYDVLEEVIAEHPVLLNRAPTLHRLGIQAFEPQLVEGKAIQIHPLVCTAFNADFDGDQMAVHLPLSAEAQAEARILMLSSNNILKPADGRPVTMPTQDMVLGLFFLTTDGELRDTKGEGRAFGSSAEAIMAFDAGELALQSPIDIRFPVGTIPPRGWTPPAREEGEPEWQQGDTFRLRTTLGRALFNELLPEDYPFVDYSVGKKQLGEIVNDLAERYPKVIVAATLDNLKAAGFYWGTRSGVTVAISDVVVPEAKKAIVAGYEALDEKVQKQYERGLITKEERTQELIAIWTKATNEVAEAMNANFPKTNPIFMMVDSGARGNMMQMRQIAGMRGLVSNAKNETIPRPIKASFREGLSVLEYFISTHGARKGLADTALRTADSGYLTRRLVDVSQDVIIREEDCGTERGLKLAIAERGEDGVLRKAGNAETSVYARCLAEDIVVDGKVLAPAGVDLGDVLIDVLVGAGVEEVKTRSVLTCESAVGTCAMCYGRSLATGKLVDIGEAVGIIAAQSIGEPGTQLTMRTFHTGGVAGDDITQGLPRVVELFEARTPKGVAPISEAQGRVRIEETEKTKKLVITPDDGSDETAFPISKRARLLVSEGEHVEVGQKLTVGATNPHDVLRILGQRAVQVHLVGEVQKVYNSQGVSIHDKHIEIIIRQMLRRVTIIESGDAELLPGELVERSKFEVENRRVVQEGGHPASGRPQLMGITKASLATESWLSAASFQETTRVLTDAAINAKSDSLIGLKENVIIGKLIPAGTGLSRYRNIRVEPTEEAKAAMYSAVGYDDIDYSPFGTGSGQAVPLEDYDYGPYNQ; this is encoded by the coding sequence GTGCTCGACGTCAACTTCTTCGACGAGCTCCGGATCGGTCTGGCTACCGCTGACGACATCCGTCAGTGGAGCCACGGCGAGGTCAAGAAGCCCGAGACGATCAACTACCGCACGCTCAAGCCCGAGAAGGACGGACTCTTCTGCGAGAAGATCTTCGGTCCGACCCGGGACTGGGAGTGCTACTGCGGCAAGTACAAGCGTGTCCGCTTCAAGGGCATCATCTGTGAGCGCTGTGGCGTCGAGGTCACGCGTGCCAAGGTGCGCCGTGAGCGGATGGGCCACATCGAGCTCGCCGCCCCCGTCACCCACATCTGGTACTTCAAGGGCGTCCCGTCGCGCCTCGGATACCTGCTCGACCTCGCCCCGAAGGACCTCGAGAAGGTCATCTACTTCGCGGCGTACATGATCACGTTCGTCGACGACGAGCGCCGCACCCGTGACCTGCCCTCGCTGGAGGCTCACGTCTCCGTCGAGCGTCAGCAGGTCGAGAACCGCCGCGACGCCGACCTCGAGGCCCGCGCCAAGAAGCTCGAGACCGACCTGGCCGAGCTCGAGGCCGAGGGCGCCAAGGCCGATGTGCGCCGCAAGGTGCGCGAAGGCGCCGAGCGCGAGATGAAGCAGCTGCGCGACCGTGCGCAGCGCGAGATCGACCGGCTCGACGAGGTCTGGACCCGCTTCAAGAACCTCAAGGTCCAGGACCTGGAGGGCGACGAGCTCCTCTACCGCGAGCTGCGTGACCGCTTCGGCACGTACTTCGACGGTTCGATGGGCGCCGCGGCGCTGCAGAAGCGCCTGGAGTCCTTCGACCTCGACGAGGAGGCCGAGAAGCTCCGCGAGATCATCCGCACCGGCAAGGGCCAGAAGAAGACCCGTGCGCTCAAGCGCCTGAAGGTCGTCTCCGCGTTCCTGCAGACCAGCAACAGCCCCAAGGGCATGGTGCTGGACTGCGTGCCGGTCATCCCGCCGGACCTTCGCCCGATGGTGCAGCTGGACGGTGGCCGCTTCGCGACCTCCGACCTGAACGACCTGTACCGCCGCGTGATCAACCGCAACAACCGCCTGAAGCGCCTTCTCGACCTCGGTGCGCCCGAGATCATCGTGAACAACGAGAAGCGCATGCTCCAGGAGGCGGTCGACGCGCTCTTCGACAACGGCCGTCGTGGTCGCCCGGTCACGGGCCCCGGCAACCGTCCGCTGAAGTCGCTGTCCGACATGCTCAAGGGCAAGCAGGGTCGATTCCGTCAGAACCTGCTCGGCAAGCGTGTGGACTACTCCGCGCGTTCCGTGATCGTCGTCGGTCCGCAGCTGAAGCTGCACCAGTGCGGTCTGCCGAAGGCGATGGCGCTGGAGCTCTTCAAGCCGTTCGTGATGAAGCGCCTGGTCGACCTGAACCACGCGCAGAACATCAAGAGCGCCAAGCGCATGGTCGAGCGCGGCCGCACGGTGGTCTACGACGTCCTCGAAGAGGTCATCGCCGAGCACCCGGTGCTGCTGAACCGTGCGCCCACCCTGCACCGCCTCGGCATCCAGGCCTTCGAGCCGCAGCTGGTCGAGGGCAAGGCCATCCAGATCCACCCGCTCGTCTGCACCGCGTTCAACGCGGACTTCGACGGTGACCAGATGGCCGTCCACCTGCCGCTCTCCGCGGAGGCGCAGGCCGAGGCCCGCATCCTGATGCTGTCCTCGAACAACATCCTCAAGCCCGCCGACGGCCGTCCGGTGACGATGCCGACCCAGGACATGGTCCTCGGTCTGTTCTTCCTCACCACCGACGGCGAGCTGCGCGACACCAAGGGCGAGGGCCGTGCGTTCGGCTCCTCGGCCGAGGCGATCATGGCGTTCGACGCCGGTGAGCTCGCGCTGCAGTCGCCGATCGACATCCGCTTCCCGGTGGGCACCATCCCGCCGCGCGGCTGGACCCCGCCGGCCCGCGAAGAGGGCGAGCCGGAGTGGCAGCAGGGTGACACCTTCCGCCTGCGGACGACCCTGGGCCGCGCGCTCTTCAACGAGCTGCTGCCCGAGGACTACCCGTTCGTCGACTACTCGGTGGGCAAGAAGCAGCTCGGCGAGATCGTCAACGACCTGGCGGAGCGCTACCCCAAGGTCATCGTGGCGGCGACGCTCGACAACCTGAAGGCGGCCGGCTTCTACTGGGGCACCCGCTCCGGTGTCACCGTGGCCATCTCCGACGTCGTCGTCCCCGAGGCGAAGAAGGCGATCGTCGCGGGCTACGAGGCGCTGGACGAGAAGGTCCAGAAGCAGTACGAGCGCGGTCTGATCACCAAGGAAGAGCGCACGCAGGAGCTCATCGCGATCTGGACCAAGGCGACCAACGAGGTCGCCGAGGCGATGAACGCGAACTTCCCCAAGACGAACCCCATCTTCATGATGGTTGACTCGGGCGCCCGAGGAAACATGATGCAGATGCGGCAGATCGCCGGTATGCGTGGTCTGGTGTCGAACGCGAAGAACGAGACCATCCCGCGTCCGATCAAGGCCTCGTTCCGTGAGGGCCTCTCCGTGCTGGAGTACTTCATCTCCACGCACGGCGCCCGTAAGGGTCTGGCGGACACCGCCCTGCGTACCGCCGACTCGGGTTACCTCACCCGTCGTCTGGTGGACGTCTCGCAGGACGTCATCATCCGCGAGGAGGACTGCGGCACCGAGCGCGGTCTCAAGCTGGCGATCGCCGAGCGCGGCGAGGACGGCGTGCTGCGCAAGGCCGGAAACGCCGAGACCAGCGTGTACGCGCGCTGCCTCGCCGAGGACATCGTCGTCGACGGCAAGGTGCTCGCCCCGGCGGGCGTCGACCTCGGTGACGTGCTCATCGACGTGCTCGTCGGCGCCGGCGTCGAGGAGGTCAAGACCCGCTCGGTCCTGACCTGCGAGTCCGCCGTCGGCACCTGCGCCATGTGCTACGGCCGTTCGCTGGCCACCGGCAAGCTGGTCGACATCGGTGAGGCGGTCGGCATCATCGCCGCCCAGTCCATCGGTGAGCCCGGCACCCAGCTGACGATGCGTACCTTCCACACCGGTGGTGTGGCCGGTGACGACATCACCCAGGGTCTGCCCCGTGTCGTCGAGCTCTTCGAGGCTCGTACGCCCAAGGGTGTCGCCCCGATCTCCGAGGCCCAGGGCCGCGTGCGGATCGAGGAGACCGAGAAGACCAAGAAGCTCGTCATCACCCCGGACGACGGCAGCGACGAGACGGCGTTCCCGATCTCCAAGCGCGCCCGACTCCTGGTGAGCGAGGGCGAGCACGTCGAGGTGGGCCAGAAGCTCACCGTGGGCGCCACCAACCCGCACGACGTGCTGCGCATCCTGGGTCAGCGTGCCGTCCAGGTCCACCTGGTCGGCGAGGTCCAGAAGGTCTACAACTCGCAGGGCGTGTCGATCCACGACAAGCACATCGAGATCATCATCCGGCAGATGCTGCGCCGGGTGACGATCATCGAGTCCGGCGACGCCGAGCTGCTGCCCGGCGAGCTCGTCGAGCGCTCGAAGTTCGAGGTCGAGAACCGTCGTGTGGTCCAGGAGGGCGGTCACCCGGCCTCCGGTCGTCCGCAGCTCATGGGTATCACCAAGGCCTCGCTGGCCACGGAGTCCTGGCTGTCGGCGGCGTCCTTCCAGGAGACGACCAGGGTGCTGACGGACGCGGCGATCAACGCCAAGTCCGACTCCCTGATCGGCCTCAAGGAGAACGTCATCATCGGTAAGCTCATCCCGGCCGGTACGGGTCTGTCCCGTTACCGCAACATCCGGGTCGAGCCGACCGAGGAGGCGAAGGCCGCGATGTACTCGGCCGTCGGTTACGACGACATCGACTACTCGCCGTTCGGCACGGGCTCCGGCCAGGCCGTTCCGCTGGAGGACTACGACTACGGTCCGTACAACCAGTAA
- the rplK gene encoding 50S ribosomal protein L11, which yields MPPKKKKVTGLIKLQINAGAANPAPPVGPALGQHGVNIMEFCKAYNAATESQRGWVIPVEITVYEDRSFTFVTKTPPAAKMILKAAGVEKGSGEPHKTKVAKITEAQVREIATTKLPDLNANDLDAASKIIAGTARSMGITVEG from the coding sequence ATGCCTCCCAAGAAGAAGAAGGTCACGGGGCTCATCAAGCTCCAGATCAACGCCGGTGCGGCCAACCCCGCACCGCCGGTCGGCCCCGCGCTCGGCCAGCACGGCGTCAACATCATGGAGTTCTGCAAGGCCTACAACGCCGCGACCGAGTCGCAGCGTGGCTGGGTGATCCCGGTGGAGATCACGGTCTACGAGGACCGTTCCTTCACCTTCGTCACCAAGACGCCGCCGGCCGCGAAGATGATCCTCAAGGCCGCTGGTGTCGAGAAGGGCTCTGGCGAGCCGCACAAGACCAAGGTCGCCAAGATCACCGAGGCGCAGGTCCGTGAGATCGCCACGACCAAGCTTCCCGACCTGAACGCCAACGACCTGGACGCCGCGTCGAAGATCATCGCCGGCACCGCCCGTTCCATGGGCATCACGGTCGAGGGCTGA
- the secE gene encoding preprotein translocase subunit SecE — protein sequence MADAVGSIDTPDAQDELPEAQKKARKGGKRAKKGPLKRLALFYRQIVAELRKVVWPTRGQLTTYTTVVIVFVVIMIGLVTVIDYGLSHAAKYVFG from the coding sequence ATGGCGGATGCCGTGGGCTCCATCGACACGCCTGATGCCCAGGACGAGCTGCCTGAGGCGCAGAAGAAGGCACGCAAGGGCGGAAAGCGTGCCAAGAAGGGCCCGCTGAAGCGACTGGCGCTCTTCTACCGCCAGATCGTCGCGGAGCTCCGCAAGGTCGTCTGGCCCACCCGAGGTCAGCTGACGACGTACACGACCGTCGTGATCGTCTTCGTCGTCATCATGATCGGCCTGGTGACCGTGATTGACTATGGACTCAGCCACGCCGCCAAGTACGTCTTCGGCTGA
- the rpoB gene encoding DNA-directed RNA polymerase subunit beta → MAASRNASIANTNNAASTAPLRISFAKIKEPLEVPNLLALQTESFDWLLGNDAWKARVEAALESGQDVPTKSGLEEIFEEISPIEDFSGSMSLTFRDHRFEPPKNSIDECKDRDFTFAAPLFVTAEFTNNETGEIKSQTVFMGDFPLMTNKGTFVINGTERVVVSQLVRSPGVYFDSSIDKTSDKDIFSAKVIPSRGAWLELEIDKRDMVGVRIDRKRKQSVTVLLKALGWTTEQILEEFGEYESMRATLEKDHTQGQDDALLDIYRKLRPGEPPTREAAQTLLENLYFNPKRYDLAKVGRYKVNKKLGGDAPLNAGVLTVEDVISTIKYLVKLHAGETETTSDNGTSIVVETDDIDHFGNRRLRSVGELIQNQVRTGLARMERVVRERMTTQDVEAITPQTLINIRPVVASIKEFFGTSQLSQFMDQNNPLSGLTHKRRLSALGPGGLSRERAGFEVRDVHPSHYGRMCPIETPEGPNIGLIGSLASYGRVNAFGFVETPYRKVVGDVVTDEVDYLTADEEDRYVIAQANALLNDDMQFTESRVLVRRRGGEVDYVPGDDVDYMDVSPRQMVSVATAMIPFLEHDDANRALMGANMMRQAVPLIKSESPLVGTGMEYRSAVDAGDVVKAEKAGVVQEVSADYITTANDDGTYITYRLAKFARSNQGTSVNQKVIVNEGDRIIEGQVLADGPATENGEMALGKNLLVAFMPWEGHNYEDAIILSQRLVQDDVLSSIHIEEHEVDARDTKLGPEEITRDIPNVSEEVLADLDERGIIRIGAEVVAGDILVGKVTPKGETELTPEERLLRAIFGEKAREVRDTSLKVPHGEIGKVIGVRVFDREEGDELPPGVNQLVRVYVAQKRKITDGDKLAGRHGNKGVISKILPIEDMPFLEDGTPVDIILNPLGVPSRMNPGQVLEIHLGWLASRGWDVSGLADDWAKRLQVIGADQVAPGTNVATPVFDGAREDELAGLLQHTIPNRDGERMVLPTGKARMFDGRSGEPFPDPISVGYMYILKLHHLVDDKLHARSTGPYSMITQQPLGGKAQFGGQRFGEMEVWALEAYGAAYALQELLTIKSDDVTGRVKVYEAIVKGENIPEPGIPESFKVLIKEMQSLCLNVEVLSSDGMSIEMRDTDEDVFRAAEELGIDLSRREPSSVEEV, encoded by the coding sequence TTGGCCGCCTCGCGCAACGCCTCGATCGCGAATACGAACAACGCCGCCAGCACCGCCCCGCTGCGCATCTCCTTTGCAAAGATCAAGGAGCCCCTCGAGGTTCCGAACCTTCTCGCGCTGCAAACCGAGAGCTTTGACTGGCTGCTCGGCAACGACGCGTGGAAGGCTCGCGTCGAGGCGGCCCTGGAGTCCGGTCAGGACGTCCCCACGAAGTCCGGTCTGGAGGAGATCTTCGAGGAGATCTCTCCGATCGAGGACTTCTCCGGGTCGATGTCGCTGACCTTCCGCGACCACCGTTTCGAGCCGCCGAAGAACAGCATCGACGAGTGCAAGGACCGCGACTTCACGTTCGCGGCCCCGCTCTTCGTGACGGCCGAGTTCACCAACAACGAGACCGGCGAGATCAAGTCCCAGACGGTCTTCATGGGCGACTTCCCGCTCATGACCAACAAGGGCACCTTCGTCATCAACGGCACCGAGCGTGTCGTGGTGTCGCAGCTGGTCCGTTCGCCGGGCGTCTACTTCGACTCCTCGATCGACAAGACGTCCGACAAGGACATCTTCTCCGCCAAGGTGATCCCGTCCCGGGGCGCCTGGCTGGAGCTGGAGATCGACAAGCGCGACATGGTCGGCGTCCGCATCGACCGCAAGCGCAAGCAGTCCGTCACCGTCCTCCTCAAGGCCCTCGGCTGGACCACCGAGCAGATCCTGGAGGAGTTCGGCGAGTACGAGTCCATGCGCGCCACCCTGGAGAAGGACCACACCCAGGGCCAGGACGACGCGCTGCTCGACATCTACCGCAAGCTGCGTCCGGGCGAGCCGCCGACCCGTGAGGCCGCGCAGACGCTTCTGGAGAACCTCTACTTCAACCCGAAGCGCTACGACCTCGCCAAGGTCGGCCGTTACAAGGTCAACAAGAAGCTGGGCGGCGACGCTCCGCTGAACGCGGGCGTGCTGACCGTCGAGGACGTCATCTCGACGATCAAGTACCTGGTCAAGCTGCACGCCGGCGAGACCGAGACGACCTCGGACAACGGCACGTCGATCGTCGTCGAGACCGACGACATCGACCACTTCGGCAACCGTCGTCTGCGCAGCGTCGGCGAGCTCATCCAGAACCAGGTCCGCACGGGTCTGGCGCGTATGGAGCGAGTCGTCCGCGAGCGGATGACGACCCAGGACGTCGAGGCGATCACGCCGCAGACCCTGATCAACATCCGGCCGGTCGTCGCCTCCATCAAGGAGTTCTTCGGCACCAGCCAGCTGTCGCAGTTCATGGACCAGAACAACCCGCTGTCGGGTCTCACCCACAAGCGCCGTCTGTCGGCTCTTGGTCCGGGTGGTCTCTCCCGTGAGCGGGCCGGCTTCGAGGTCCGTGACGTGCACCCCTCGCACTACGGCCGCATGTGCCCGATCGAGACGCCCGAAGGCCCGAACATCGGTCTGATCGGCTCGCTCGCCTCCTACGGCCGCGTCAACGCGTTCGGCTTCGTGGAGACGCCGTACCGCAAGGTCGTCGGCGACGTCGTCACCGACGAGGTCGACTACCTGACGGCCGACGAGGAGGACCGCTACGTCATCGCGCAGGCCAACGCCCTGCTCAACGACGACATGCAGTTCACCGAGTCCCGCGTCCTGGTCCGCCGTCGTGGCGGCGAGGTCGACTACGTCCCCGGTGACGACGTGGACTACATGGACGTCTCGCCGCGCCAGATGGTGTCGGTCGCGACCGCCATGATCCCGTTCCTCGAGCACGACGACGCCAACCGTGCCCTCATGGGCGCGAACATGATGCGTCAGGCCGTGCCGCTCATCAAGAGCGAGTCCCCGCTCGTCGGCACCGGCATGGAGTACCGCTCCGCCGTCGACGCCGGCGACGTGGTCAAGGCCGAGAAGGCGGGTGTCGTCCAGGAGGTCTCCGCGGACTACATCACCACCGCCAACGACGACGGCACGTACATCACGTACCGCCTGGCCAAGTTCGCCCGCTCCAACCAGGGCACCTCGGTCAACCAGAAGGTCATCGTCAACGAGGGCGACCGGATCATCGAGGGCCAGGTCCTGGCCGACGGTCCGGCCACCGAGAACGGCGAGATGGCGCTGGGCAAGAACCTGCTCGTGGCGTTCATGCCGTGGGAGGGTCACAACTACGAGGACGCGATCATCCTGTCGCAGCGCCTCGTGCAGGACGACGTCCTCTCCTCGATCCACATCGAGGAGCACGAGGTCGACGCCCGTGACACCAAGCTCGGCCCCGAGGAGATCACCCGGGACATCCCGAACGTCTCCGAGGAGGTCCTCGCCGACCTCGACGAGCGCGGCATCATCCGCATCGGCGCCGAGGTCGTCGCCGGCGACATCCTCGTCGGCAAGGTCACGCCCAAGGGCGAGACCGAGCTGACCCCGGAGGAGCGCCTGCTGCGCGCGATCTTCGGTGAGAAGGCCCGTGAGGTCCGTGACACCTCGCTGAAGGTGCCGCACGGCGAGATCGGCAAGGTCATCGGCGTCCGCGTCTTCGACCGTGAGGAGGGCGACGAGCTGCCGCCGGGCGTGAACCAGCTGGTTCGGGTCTACGTGGCGCAGAAGCGCAAGATCACGGACGGTGACAAGCTCGCCGGCCGCCACGGCAACAAGGGTGTCATCTCCAAGATCCTGCCCATCGAGGACATGCCGTTCCTCGAGGACGGGACCCCGGTCGACATCATCCTCAACCCGCTCGGTGTGCCGTCCCGAATGAACCCGGGACAGGTGCTGGAGATCCACCTCGGCTGGCTCGCCAGCCGCGGCTGGGACGTCTCCGGTCTCGCCGACGACTGGGCCAAGCGGCTCCAGGTGATCGGCGCCGACCAGGTCGCCCCCGGCACCAACGTCGCCACCCCGGTCTTCGACGGCGCCCGCGAGGACGAGCTGGCCGGTCTGCTGCAGCACACCATCCCGAACCGCGACGGCGAGCGCATGGTGCTCCCGACCGGCAAGGCGCGGATGTTCGACGGCCGTAGCGGTGAGCCGTTCCCGGACCCGATCTCGGTCGGCTACATGTACATCCTGAAGCTGCACCACCTGGTCGACGACAAGCTGCACGCCCGTTCGACCGGTCCGTACTCGATGATCACCCAGCAGCCGCTGGGTGGTAAGGCGCAGTTCGGCGGTCAGCGATTCGGCGAGATGGAGGTGTGGGCGCTGGAGGCATACGGCGCCGCGTACGCCCTCCAGGAGCTGCTGACCATCAAGTCCGACGACGTCACCGGCCGCGTGAAGGTCTACGAGGCCATCGTCAAGGGCGAGAACATCCCCGAGCCCGGCATCCCCGAGTCCTTCAAGGTGCTCATCAAGGAGATGCAGTCTCTCTGCCTGAACGTGGAGGTGCTGTCGAGTGACGGTATGTCCATCGAGATGCGTGACACCGACGAGGACGTCTTCCGCGCGGCGGAGGAGCTCGGCATCGACCTGTCCCGGCGCGAGCCGAGCAGCGTCGAAGAGGTCTGA
- the rplJ gene encoding 50S ribosomal protein L10: MARPDKAAAVAELAEQFRSSNAAVLTEYRGLTVAQLKTLRRSLGEDAQYAVVKNTLTKIAANEAGISTLDDLFNGPTAVAFITGDPVTSAKGLRDFAKDNPNLVIKGGVLDGKALSADEIKKLADLESREVLLSKLAGAFKGKQSQAASLFQALPSKFVRTAEALRVKLAEQGGAE, encoded by the coding sequence ATGGCAAGGCCCGACAAGGCTGCCGCGGTAGCCGAGCTCGCGGAGCAGTTCCGCAGCTCGAACGCCGCTGTGCTGACCGAGTACCGGGGTCTCACCGTGGCGCAGCTCAAGACGCTGCGCCGTTCGCTCGGTGAAGACGCCCAGTACGCCGTGGTGAAGAACACGCTGACCAAGATTGCGGCCAACGAGGCCGGGATCTCGACGCTCGACGACCTGTTCAACGGTCCGACGGCGGTCGCCTTCATCACCGGTGACCCGGTGACGTCGGCGAAGGGTCTTCGTGACTTCGCCAAGGACAACCCGAACCTCGTCATCAAGGGCGGTGTCCTTGACGGCAAGGCGCTGTCCGCCGACGAGATCAAGAAGCTTGCGGACCTCGAGTCCCGCGAGGTTCTGCTCAGCAAGCTGGCCGGTGCGTTCAAGGGCAAGCAGTCCCAGGCTGCCTCGCTCTTCCAGGCGCTCCCGTCGAAGTTCGTCCGCACTGCGGAGGCGCTTCGGGTCAAGCTCGCCGAGCAGGGCGGTGCCGAGTAA
- the nusG gene encoding transcription termination/antitermination protein NusG: MSDQNLNDAIEPDESVDDELDIVEGADEVDEFEAADAEAGEPAEEAALHVEDEDDEDAESVADDETDADDEAVEDADDELDEEAEEAEAEAEEEEPAEPVDPVTALREELRTLPGEWYVIHTYAGYENRVKTNLEQRAVSLNVEDFIFQAEVPQEEVAQIKNGERKTIRQNKLPGYVLVRMDLTNESWGVVRNTPGVTGFVGNAYDPYPLTLDEIVKMLAPEAEEKAAREAAEAEGKPAPARKLEVQVLDFEVGDSVTVTDGPFATLQATINEINADSKKVKGLVEIFGRETPVELSFDQIQKN, translated from the coding sequence GTGTCTGACCAGAACCTGAACGACGCCATCGAGCCCGACGAGTCCGTGGACGACGAGCTCGATATCGTCGAGGGCGCTGACGAGGTGGACGAGTTCGAGGCTGCCGACGCCGAGGCGGGCGAGCCCGCGGAGGAAGCCGCGCTCCACGTCGAGGACGAAGACGACGAGGACGCGGAGAGCGTCGCCGACGACGAGACCGACGCGGACGACGAAGCCGTCGAGGACGCCGACGACGAGCTCGACGAAGAGGCTGAAGAAGCCGAGGCCGAGGCCGAGGAAGAAGAGCCGGCCGAGCCCGTCGACCCCGTCACCGCCCTGCGCGAGGAGCTGCGCACCCTCCCCGGCGAGTGGTACGTCATCCACACCTACGCCGGTTACGAGAACCGCGTGAAGACCAACCTGGAGCAGCGCGCCGTCTCGCTGAACGTCGAGGACTTCATCTTCCAGGCCGAGGTGCCGCAGGAAGAGGTCGCCCAGATCAAGAACGGCGAGCGCAAGACCATCCGTCAGAACAAGCTCCCCGGCTACGTGCTGGTGCGCATGGACCTGACGAACGAGTCCTGGGGCGTCGTCCGCAACACCCCCGGCGTCACCGGCTTCGTGGGCAACGCCTACGACCCGTACCCGCTGACCCTGGACGAGATCGTGAAGATGCTCGCCCCGGAGGCCGAGGAGAAGGCCGCCCGCGAGGCCGCCGAGGCCGAGGGCAAGCCGGCTCCGGCCCGCAAGCTCGAGGTTCAGGTGCTGGACTTCGAGGTCGGCGACTCGGTCACCGTCACCGACGGCCCGTTCGCCACGCTGCAGGCCACGATCAACGAGATCAACGCCGACTCGAAGAAGGTCAAGGGCCTCGTCGAGATCTTCGGCCGCGAGACCCCGGTCGAGCTCAGCTTCGACCAGATCCAGAAGAACTAG